One genomic segment of Streptomyces niveus includes these proteins:
- a CDS encoding aldo/keto reductase, giving the protein MTKETKEAETGNADRLLYGCMGLGGGWDTTPYGPADIDAAEAAVEAALESGITTFDHADIYRHGKSEAVFGEVLDRTPGLRERVVVQTKCGIRLADGDRPGIYDLRAASIVRRVEESLTRLRTDVIDVLLLHRPDPLADPDDIASALTSLHEQGLVRRFGVSNMGGAQIAQLRARLEFPLVVNQLEMSLARRDWVEAGVLINTPEAAEGGYPLGTTEYCRANGIGIQAWGALAQGRYTGRQETPDERATARLVASLAELKNTTPETILLWWLQRHPARIAPVVGSARPERIRACADAAVREPELTHEEWYDLWLTARGAPLP; this is encoded by the coding sequence GTGACGAAAGAGACGAAGGAAGCGGAGACGGGGAACGCCGACCGGCTGCTCTACGGCTGTATGGGGCTCGGCGGCGGCTGGGACACCACCCCCTACGGGCCGGCGGACATCGACGCCGCCGAGGCGGCGGTCGAGGCGGCGCTGGAGAGCGGGATCACCACCTTCGACCACGCCGACATCTACCGGCACGGCAAGTCCGAGGCCGTCTTCGGTGAGGTCCTCGACCGCACCCCCGGGCTCCGGGAGCGTGTCGTCGTGCAGACGAAGTGCGGGATCCGGCTCGCCGACGGCGACCGGCCCGGCATCTACGACCTGCGCGCCGCGAGCATCGTCCGGCGCGTCGAGGAGAGCCTGACCAGGCTCCGTACGGACGTCATCGATGTCCTGCTGCTGCACCGGCCCGACCCGCTCGCCGACCCGGACGACATCGCGAGCGCCCTCACCTCGCTCCACGAGCAGGGCCTCGTACGGCGGTTCGGCGTGTCGAACATGGGCGGCGCGCAGATCGCCCAACTGCGGGCCCGGCTCGAATTCCCGCTGGTCGTCAACCAGTTGGAGATGAGCCTGGCGCGCCGGGACTGGGTCGAGGCCGGGGTTCTGATCAACACCCCGGAGGCGGCCGAAGGCGGCTATCCGCTCGGGACGACCGAGTACTGCCGGGCGAACGGAATCGGAATCCAGGCCTGGGGAGCACTCGCGCAGGGCCGGTACACGGGCCGCCAGGAGACGCCGGACGAGCGGGCGACGGCGCGGCTCGTCGCCTCGCTGGCCGAGCTGAAGAACACCACGCCGGAGACGATCCTGCTGTGGTGGCTGCAACGGCACCCGGCGCGTATCGCACCGGTCGTCGGCAGCGCGCGTCCGGAGCGCATCCGCGCCTGCGCGGACGCGGCCGTACGCGAGCCGGAACTGACCCACGAGGAGTGGTACGACCTGTGGCTGACGGCGCGCGGCGCGCCGCTGCCCTGA
- a CDS encoding lectin, with amino-acid sequence MLSKSGRGISLVRSAILLAVAALIATLFTAPAAQAADGQITGLAGKCVDVAGANSANGTPVQLYDCNGSNAQRWSNSGDGTLRALGKCLDVSGNSTADGALVHLWDCTGGANQRWVVSGANDIVNPQANKCLDVQDRNSANGARLQIWTCSGQSNQKWNAPPSGGGGNPGGFVVSEAQFNQMFPSRNGFYSYSGLTAALSAYPAFATTGSDTVKRQEAAAFLANVSHETGGLVHIVEQNTANYPHYCDTSQSYGCPAGQAAYYGRGPIQLSWNFNYKAAGDALGINLLADPWRVQNDSAVAWKTGLWYWNTQNGPGTMTPHNAMVNQAGFGQTIRSINGSLECDGRNPATVQSRINNYQRFTQILGVAPGGNLYC; translated from the coding sequence ATGTTGAGCAAATCCGGCAGAGGCATTTCCCTCGTACGGTCCGCGATCCTCCTCGCGGTCGCAGCCCTCATCGCTACTCTCTTCACCGCTCCGGCCGCCCAGGCGGCCGACGGCCAGATCACCGGTCTGGCCGGCAAGTGCGTCGACGTCGCCGGGGCGAACAGCGCCAACGGCACCCCCGTACAGCTCTACGACTGCAACGGCAGCAACGCCCAGCGCTGGTCCAACTCCGGCGACGGCACGCTGCGCGCGCTCGGCAAGTGTCTGGACGTCTCGGGCAACAGCACCGCCGACGGGGCGCTCGTCCATCTGTGGGACTGCACGGGCGGCGCGAACCAGCGCTGGGTGGTCTCCGGTGCGAACGACATCGTCAACCCGCAGGCGAACAAGTGCCTGGACGTCCAGGACCGCAACTCGGCGAACGGCGCCCGGCTCCAGATCTGGACCTGTTCGGGGCAGTCGAACCAGAAGTGGAACGCGCCGCCGAGCGGTGGAGGCGGCAACCCGGGCGGATTCGTCGTCAGTGAGGCGCAGTTCAACCAGATGTTCCCGAGCCGCAACGGCTTCTACAGCTACAGCGGTCTCACCGCGGCTCTGAGCGCCTACCCGGCCTTCGCGACCACCGGCAGCGACACCGTCAAACGCCAGGAGGCCGCGGCGTTCCTCGCCAACGTCAGCCACGAGACCGGCGGCCTGGTCCATATCGTGGAGCAGAACACGGCCAACTACCCGCACTACTGCGACACTTCGCAGTCCTACGGTTGCCCGGCGGGCCAGGCCGCGTACTACGGCCGTGGTCCCATCCAGCTCAGCTGGAACTTCAACTACAAGGCGGCCGGTGACGCGCTCGGCATCAATCTGCTCGCCGACCCGTGGCGTGTGCAGAACGACTCGGCCGTCGCCTGGAAGACCGGCCTCTGGTACTGGAACACCCAGAACGGCCCCGGCACCATGACCCCGCACAACGCGATGGTCAACCAGGCCGGCTTCGGTCAGACGATCCGGTCCATCAACGGCTCGCTGGAGTGCGACGGACGCAACCCCGCGACCGTGCAGAGCCGGATCAACAACTACCAGCGCTTCACCCAGATCCTGGGCGTCGCGCCGGGCGGCAATCTCTACTGCTGA